In the genome of Vicinamibacterales bacterium, the window GTTCGGGATCGAGCGCGGACGCCGCGTGGGATCCGTAGCGAAGATTCCCGCGGACGTTCAAGTGCGGGAAGAGCGCCACGTCCTGCGGCACGTAGCCGATGCGGCGGCGGTAGGGAGCGACATCGAGGCCGAGAGCGCTCGAGAACAGCGCGCGACCGTCGACCGCGATCGTGCCTCGCGAGGGGCGTCGCAAACCGGCGATCGTGTCGAGAATCGTCGTTTTTCCGGCTCCGGAGGGGCCGAACAGGGCCGCGGCGCGCCCGTCGATCTCGAAGGCGGCCGCCAGCGTGAACGCTCCCTGCACGAGGGTGATGTCGACGGCGATCATGCCGGGCGCCGCTCGACCAGGCGGTTGGATGCCCACATCGCGGCAAAGGCGATCGCGACCGAGATCAGCAGCAGCGTCAACGCGCGGGCGTCATGTCCCGTCTCTGCGTCGGTGTAGATCGCGACGGCCAGCGTCCGGGTGACCCCAGGAATGCTGCCCGCCACGACGATCGTCGCGCCGAACTCGCCGAGCGCGCGCGCGAAGGCGAGCACGGCACCGGCCAGCACCGACGGCCACGCCAACGGCAGCGACACCGTCAGAAACACCCGCAAGGGGCGGGCGCCGAGCGTCGCCGCGACCTGTTCGTAGCGCACGTCGATCTGTTCGAAGCCGGCGCGCGCCGTCCGCACGAGCAGCGGCAGGCCCATGATGCCCATCGCCAGCACCACGGCCTTCCAGGTGAACACGACGTCGATGCCGGCGCGGTCGAGCAGTTGGCCAACCACGCCGCGGCGGCTGAGCAGCATCAGGAGGATGAGGCCGGTCGCCACCGGCGGCATGACCAGCGGCATCGAGACCAGGGTTTCGACGAGGGTGCGGCCGCGGAAGCGGCGCCGGGCCAGCAGCCAGGCCAGGCCGACGCCAGGCGGCAGCACGATGGCCGTCGAAGCGGCGGCGCACAGCACCGTGAACCACGTGATCCGCCAGATCTCCATGCTCAGCGCGGTGCCGCGGCAAGCGTGAAGCCGAACCGTTCGAAGATGCGCGCCGCCGTGGCGCCGCGCAGGAAGTCGAGGAACCGCCGCGACTCGTCGACCGCGGCGGACGTCTTCAGGATCGCGCCAGGATAGACAATCCGCGGCCCGCGCTCGAGAGGGACGACGTAAGCGACGGTCGCCTTCAGGGCGATCCGGGCGTCGGTCCGATAGACGATCGCCGCGTCGGCGGCGCCCGATTCGACGGCGGCCAGCGCCGCCCGCACGCTGCCGCTGGGCACTACTTTGGCCTCGAACACCGTCCACAGATCGAGCTGCTGCAGATATTGCTTCGCGTACACCCCGGCCGGCACCGCCTCGGGATCGCCGAGCGCGATCCGGCGGAAGGCCGGCGACGTCAGGTCGCGCGGCCCGGCGAGGGTGCGCGGACGATCGCTGGGCACGACGATCGCGAGCTGGTTGCGCAACAGATCGACGCGGGTGCCGTCGAGCAGGAGCTGCGCCGCCGCGACCACGTCCATCTGCGCCTCGTCGGCGCTGACGAACACGTCGACCGGCGCACCGCTCGTGATCTGCCGCGCCAGCACGTTCGACGCCCCGAAATCGAATCGGATCGAGCCCCGTCCCTCGCGTCCGTACTCCTGGGCGACCGCCGTGAGGACGTCGGTCAGGCTGATCGCCGCCGACACGGTGATCGGCCTGGCCGCCGGCATGCCCTGCGGATAGAGCGCGGCACAGGCGGCGAGGAGCACGGCCATCAGCGGGCGGATCACACCGACAGCTTAATACGGCGCCCAGCGCCTCGCGCACCCCGGGCCCGGGCTACGTCTGCAGCCGCCGCAGCAGCACCAGCGACCAGCCCTGCACGTGCAGATGTTCGCCCGCGGCAAGCGCGCGGCCGGACGCCTCGCCGTCCACGTGATCCGGCACGGCGCTGGTGTCGAGCGCGATCGACCAGTGCTCGCCCCATTTCGATTCCGGCAGCACGAATTCGACCGGCTCGGAATGCGCGTTGAACATCACGTAGAAGCTGTCGTCGACGACGCGCTCGCCGTGCAGGCCGAGCGTCGGGATCGCCTCGCCGTTCAGGAAGACGCCGAGCGACTTGGCGAAGCCGGTCTGCCAGTCCTGATCCGACATCACGGTGCCCCCTGGGGTGAACCATCCGATGTCGCCGACCTCGCTGCCGCGGATGGCGCGTCCCTGGAACCAGCGGCGGCGGCAGAAGACCGGATGTGCGGAGCGGAGCCGGATCAGATCGCGGGTGAAGCCGAGCAGCGCCTGGTCGGCGTGCGCCCAGTCGTACCACGAGACCTCATTGTCCTGGCAGTAGCCGTTGTTGTTGCCTTGCTGCGTGCGGCCGATCTCGTCGCCGCCGCAGATCATCGGCACTCCCTGCGACAGCAGCAGCGTCGCCAGGAAATTGCGCACCTGTCGGTTGCGCAGTCCGACGACGTTGGGGTCGTCGGTCGCGCCTTCGGCGCCGCCGTTCCACGAGCGGTTGTGGCTCTCGCCGTCGCGGTTCTCCTCGCCGTTGGCGTCGTTGTGCTTGTCGTTGTACGAGACGAGATCGTGCAGCGTGAAGCCGTCGTGCGCGGTGATGAAGTTGATGCTCGCGTAGGGCCGCCGCGCCGTCCCCTGATACAGATCGGAGCTGCCGGTGAAGCGCGAGCCGAACTCGGCCAGCGTCTGATCGGTGCCGCGCCAGAAGTCGCGCGTCGAGTCGCGATACTTGCCGTTCCATTCCGACCACAACGGCGGGAAGTTGCCGACCTGGTACCCCCCTTCGCCGATGTCCCACGGCTCGGCGATCAGCTTGACGCGGTTGATGATCGGATCCTGCTGGATCAGATCGAAGAACGCCGACAGCCGGTCGACGTCGTGCAGCTCGCGCGCCAGCGTCGCCGCCAGGTCGAAACGAAAGCCGTCGACGTGCATGTCGGTGACCCAGTAGCGGAGGCTGTCCATGATCAGCTGCAGCACGTGCGGGTGCCGCATGTTCAGCGAGTTGCCGGTGCCGGTGTAATCGAAGTAGTAGCGCCGCTTGTCGGCGACCAGCCGGTAGTAGGCGGCGTTGTCGAGCCCCCTGAACGACAGCACGGGGCCGAGATGGTTCCCCTCGGCGGTGTGGTTGTAGACCACGTCGAGGATCACTTCGATGCCTGCGGCGTGCAGGGCCTTCACCGCCGCCTTGAACTCGCGCACCTGTGAGCCGTCGCTGCCTGACGAGGCGTACTCGTTGTGCGGCGCGAAGTAGCCGATCGAGTTGTAGCCCCAGTAGTTGCGTAGGCCGCGGTCGAGCAGCAGCGAGTCCTGGACGAACTGGTGTACCGGCAGCAGCTCCACAGCGGTGACGCCAAGCTCTCTCAGGTAGTCGATCGCCGCCGGGTGCGCGAGTCCGGCGTAGGTGCCGCGGATGTTCTCGGGCAGCGGCGAGAGAAGCTTCGTGAACCCCTTGACGTGGGTTTCGTAGACGATCGTCGTGTGCCACGGCGTATTCGGCGGCGCGTCGTCGCCCCAGTCGAACGCGTCGTCGACGACCACCGATCGGGGGATGAAAGGGGCGCTGTCGAGATCGTTCTTCGAGTTCTCGGGATCGCCGAAGTGGTACGGAAACAGCGCCTCGTTCCAGTTCCAGGCCCCCTCGATCGCCCTGGCATAGGGGTCGATCAGCAGTTTGCGCGGATTGCACCACTGCCCCTCGTCGGGCGCCCACGGTCCGTGCACGCGGAAGCCGTAGCGTTGCCCAGGCTTGATGTCAGGGAAGTAGCCGTGCCAGCAGAGCGCCGTCAATTCCGGAAGCCGGACGCAGGTTTCCGTGCCCGCCGCGTCGAACAGGCACAGGTCGACGCGCGTCGCGACCTCGGAAAACACCGAAAAGTTGGTGCCCTGCCCGTCGTACGTGGCACCAAGCGGGAACGGCTCACCCGGCCATATGCGCATGCGACGGCTGAGTCGTGCAAGATCCGAGCCCCACCGTTCCGCTGCCGGCGGCGCCGGTGCTAAGCTTCGCCGATGCTCGCTTTGGCTCGTCCCGCCGCCGTGGCTGTCATGATCGTCTTTGGCGTCGCTCTGCCGTCGCGAATTCAGACGTCGGCCGACAAGGGCGTGGCCTCGCAGGACGGCCTCGTCGTCTGCACCTCGGCGCCGGCGTGCGATGCAGGAGCGGCGATCCTCTCGCGCGGCGGCAACGCCGTCGACGCCGCGGTCGCCACCGCGTTCGCGCTCGCCGTCACACACCCGAGCGCCGGCAACATCGGCGGCGGCGGCTTCATGGTCGTCCGGGCCGCGACCGGCGCCGTCACCACCTTCGACTATCGCGAGAAGGCGCCGCAGTCATCGACGCGAACGATGTACATGCGCAACGGCAAGGTCGACATCAGTCTCACCAACGAAGGCTACCTCGCGCCCGGCGTCCCCGGTACCGTGCGCGGACTGGCGCTGGCTCACAAGCGCTTCGGGACGCTGCCGTGGAAGGACGTCGTCATGCCCGCGGTCGAGATCGCGGAAGCCGGCTTCGTCATCTCGCCGGCGCTGGCCCGCAGTCTCAACGCACAGCTTGCGGGGGTCATGGGCAAGTATCCCGCGTCGGTCGCTGCCTACGGCAAGCCGGGCGGCGGGCAGTGGGCCGCCGGCGATCGACTCGTGCTCGGCGATCTCGCCCGGACGCTGCGTGCGATCGCCACCGACGGCGCGGACGTGTTCTACCGGGGATGGATCGCCGATCGCATCGCCGACGATCTCGCTGCCAACGGCGGACTGATCACCAGGGCCGACCTCGGCGCCTACGAGGCCAGGGAGCGCGCGCCCGTCACGGGCGAGTACCGTGGCTACGACATCGCCGCGATGCCTCCCCCGAGCTCCGGCGGCGTGGCCCTCGTCGAGATGCTGAATATCCTCGAACCCTACGATCTGAAGAGCAAGGGTGCGGCCTCCGCTGAGGCCCGGCATCTCGAGATCGAGGCGATGCGCCGTGCGTATCTCGATCGCGCGCGATTCCTCGGCGATCCCGACTTCGTCCAGGTTCCGGTCGCCAGTCTGACCGCGAAGGACCACGCGAAAGAGGTGGCCGCCAACATCGACCCTGCGAGGGCCAGCAGCAGCGCCGAGATCGGCAAGGACATCCTGACGCTGGCGCAGGCGGCGGAGCCGGATGAAACCACGCATTTCTCGGTGATCGATCGCGGCGGGATGGCGGTCAGCAACACCTTCACGCTCGAAGGGGGCTACGGTTCGCGCGTCGTCGTGAAGGGCGCGGGATTCCTGCTCAACAACGAGATGGGCGATTTCAACAAGAACCCCGGCGTCACCGACGACAAGGGCACGATCGGAACGCCCGCGAACCTGATCGATCCCGGCAAGCGGATGCTCAGCTCGATGACGCCGGTGATCGTCTCGAAGGATGGCAAGCTCGTGCTGGTCACGGGATCACCGGGCGGCCGCACCATCATCAACACCGTGTTTGCCGTGGTGCTCAACGTCACGGCGTTCGAGATGAACGTGCGCGAGGCGGTCGACGCGCCGCGCATGGACCATGAGTGGATGCCCGACAGCGTGCGTATCGAACGCGGCGGCGCCGACGATGCCTTGCTCGCGAGCCTGAAGGCGATGGGACACCTCAATGTCAGCGCCGGCGGATTCCAGGGTGACGCCAACTCGATCCTGATCGACGGGGCCGGTACAGCGTGGGGCGCGGCCGATACGACGCGCAGCGCGGACGGTAAGGCGTCCGTCCCGTCACGGGCGTCGACGTCCGCCGTGCGGTAGCGCGTTCGCGGGCGTCACGGGGAGGTCATCCGGGCGTCGCCTTGACTTCGGCCGGGCCGAGGAAATACCCTACTCGGCAGATGTTCCGTCTCGCGCATCACCATCGCGGCCACCATCCTGCTTCGGCGGGCCGGCCGGGTTGCGTATAGACGAGCGTCGAGAACCACAGACCATCGCAACCTTCGCCCCGCCGAGCACGACTCGGCGGGGCTTTTTTCGTTTTCGGCCGCTGACGGCCTCGGACAGGAAAGTCGGAAGTCACCGATGGACTACAGCAAGCTCGATGGACTGATACCGGCGGTCGTGCAGGACGAGGCCAGCGGCGAAGTGCTCATGGTCGGATTCATGAACGACGAGGCGTTCGAGAAGACGCGCGCGACCGGGTTCGCCACGTTCTTCAGCCGGACGCGCAACCAGCTGTGGACGAAAGGGGAGACCTCCGGCAACCGCCTGCGGGTCTCAACGCTGCTCGTCGACTGTGACGACGACACGGTGCTACTGAAGGTGAAGCGGCTCGGCGACGGCAACGTCTGCCACACGGGCACGCGGACCTGTTTTCGGCTGCTGGAGCCGCAGAGATGAAACTCCGACTGGGCATTCCGAAGGGCTCGCTGCAGGACGCGACGGTGCAACTGTTCGCACGGGCGGGCTACACCATCTTCGCCAGCTCGCGCTCGTATTTCCCGACGATCGACGATCCGGACATCGAGTGCATGCTGATCCGCGCGCAGGAGATGGCGCGCTACGTCGCCGACGGCGTGCTCGACGCCGGGCTCACCGGGCTCGACTGGGTCGCCGAACACGACGCGGCGAACGGCACCGGCAGCAGCGTCGTCGCGCTGGCGGATCTGGTGTACGCCAAACAGAGCTTCGGCAAGGTGCGCTGGGTGCTGGCCGTCCCCGAAGATTCGCGGTATCACACGCCTGAGGATCTCGACGGCGGCACGATCGCGACTGAGCTGGTGCGCGCGACCGACGCCTACTTCGCGCGCAAAGGCGTCAAGGTGAAGGTCGAATTCTCGTGGGGCGCCACGGAAGTCAAGCCGCCGATGCTGGCCGACGCCATCGTCGAAGTGACCGAGACCGGGTCGTCGCTGCGCGCCAACCGCCTGCGCATCATCGACACCGTGCTCGAGTCGAACACGCAGCTCATCGCCAACCGGACGGCGCTCACCGATGGGTGGAAGGCGACCAAACTCGACAACATCGCCGTTCTGCTGAAAGCGGCGATCGAAGCACAGGGACGCGTCGGCCTCATGCTGAACGTGCGGCGCGCCGAACTGTCGCAGGTGCTGGCGCTGCTGCCGGCGCTGCAGCGGCCGACCGTGTCGCCGTTGAGCGACGACGACTGGGTCGCGGTCAACACGATCATCGAGGAACGGACGGTGCGCGATCTCATCCCGCGACTCAAGGCGGCGAATGCGCAGGGCATCGTGGAGTATCCGCTGAACAAGATCGTGGTGTGAGATTTGGAAATTTGGAAATTTGGAAATGTGGAAATGTGGAAATGTGGAGATGTGAGACGTGAGGATCGTCGAGGCTTCTGACGACTCCGCACTGGCGGCCATCCTCGATCGTTCGGCTGCACGGACTCCCGACGTCGAGGGCGCGGCGGTGAAGATCGTGGCCGACGTACGAGAGCGCGGCGACGTGGCGGTGCGCGAGTACGCGGCACGGTTCGACGGTCTCGACGGCGGCTTCGAGGTCACGCGCGCCGAGATGCGTGCGGCGGCGACGCGGGTACCGACGGACGTGAAGCGCGCCATCCGCTACGCCGCCGCGAACATCCGGCGGGTGGCGGCGCGCCAGGTGCCGACGCCGTGGCGCACGTCCCCGGTTCCCGGCGTGACGGTCGCGCAGCGGGTGACGCCGCTGGACCGCGTCGGCTGCTACGTCCCTGGCGGCCGCTATCCCCTGCCCTCGTCGCTGCTGATGACCGCGATTCCGGCGCGTGTGGCCGGCGTACGGGAGGTGATCGCGATGTGCCCGAAACCGGATCCGACGGTCATGCTCGCGGCGCTCGACGCCGGCGTGACCCGGTTGTTCCGGCTGGGCGGCGCGCACGCGATCGCCGCGCTCGCCTACGGCACCGCATCGATCCGGCGCGTCGACAAGATCGTCGGACCCGGTAACGCCTACGTGGCGGCCGCCAAGGCGCTGGTGGCGGGCGACTGCGCGATCGACTTCTTCGCCGGGCCGAGCGAAATCCTGATCATCTCTTCCAGCGGCCGCGCCGGCTGGATCGCCGCCGACCTCATCGCCCAGGCCGAGCACGACGAGCACGCGCGCGCCGTGCTCGTCACGCCGAGCCGTCGGCTGGCCCGCGCCGTGGCCGCCGAGATTGCCGCGCAGATGCCGCCGCGAGGCCCGGCTGCGGCCGCCCTCGCGAATAACGGCGCCATCGTCGTCACTCGCACGCTCGCCGCGGCCGTCACGCTCGCCAACCGCATGGCGCCGGAACACGTCGTCTGCGATTCGCCGGCGGTGGCGTCACAACTGACGCGCGCCGGCACGGTATTCGTCGGCGAGTTCAGCGCGCAGGCCGCCGGCGACTACGTCACCGGCTCGAATCACGTGCTGCCGACGAGCGGCGCGGCGCGATCGCGAGGCGGCCTCTCGGCGGCCGATTTCGTGCGGTTGTCGACGGTGCAGACGGTGACCCGCGCCGGCCTTCGCCGCATCGGACCGCACGGCGTCGCACTCGCCGTCGCTGAAGGCCTCGATGCGCACGCCGCGTCGATGCGGGTGCGGCTGGGCTCGTGACAATGCTTCGCCTGCACCTCAACGAAAACACCGCCGGCTGCTCGCCCGCCGTCCTCGACGTGCTGTCGCGCCTGGGGCGGGGAGACGCGGGCGTCTATCCGGATTACGAGGAGGCTGCCGCCGCCGTCGCTGCCTCGCTCGGCGTGCCGGTCTCCCGAGTGGTGCTGACGAACGGCATGGACGAAGGCATTCTCGCCGCCGTTGCCGCCTCATTTCGCGATCGACGCGGCGGCATGCCGGAAGGACTCGGCGTCAGGCCGGCGTTCGACATGTACGAGACATTTGTCACCGCGCTCGGCGGACGCATGGTCACGGTTGCCATGGACGACGGGTTCCGCTTGCCGGTGCAGGCGCTCCTCGACGCGGTGACTCCG includes:
- a CDS encoding ATP-binding cassette domain-containing protein produces the protein MIAVDITLVQGAFTLAAAFEIDGRAAALFGPSGAGKTTILDTIAGLRRPSRGTIAVDGRALFSSALGLDVAPYRRRIGYVPQDVALFPHLNVRGNLRYGSHAASALDPERVTTMLEIDRLVDRRVTDLSGGERQRVALGRALMSGPSLLLLDEPLAAVDVALRRRILPYLRRVRDELKVPILYVSHDRQEVDELADRVVTIDNGRIVDVEERS
- the modB gene encoding molybdate ABC transporter permease subunit, with the protein product MEIWRITWFTVLCAAASTAIVLPPGVGLAWLLARRRFRGRTLVETLVSMPLVMPPVATGLILLMLLSRRGVVGQLLDRAGIDVVFTWKAVVLAMGIMGLPLLVRTARAGFEQIDVRYEQVAATLGARPLRVFLTVSLPLAWPSVLAGAVLAFARALGEFGATIVVAGSIPGVTRTLAVAIYTDAETGHDARALTLLLISVAIAFAAMWASNRLVERRPA
- the modA gene encoding molybdate ABC transporter substrate-binding protein, translated to MIRPLMAVLLAACAALYPQGMPAARPITVSAAISLTDVLTAVAQEYGREGRGSIRFDFGASNVLARQITSGAPVDVFVSADEAQMDVVAAAQLLLDGTRVDLLRNQLAIVVPSDRPRTLAGPRDLTSPAFRRIALGDPEAVPAGVYAKQYLQQLDLWTVFEAKVVPSGSVRAALAAVESGAADAAIVYRTDARIALKATVAYVVPLERGPRIVYPGAILKTSAAVDESRRFLDFLRGATAARIFERFGFTLAAAPR
- the glgX gene encoding glycogen debranching protein GlgX, translating into MRIWPGEPFPLGATYDGQGTNFSVFSEVATRVDLCLFDAAGTETCVRLPELTALCWHGYFPDIKPGQRYGFRVHGPWAPDEGQWCNPRKLLIDPYARAIEGAWNWNEALFPYHFGDPENSKNDLDSAPFIPRSVVVDDAFDWGDDAPPNTPWHTTIVYETHVKGFTKLLSPLPENIRGTYAGLAHPAAIDYLRELGVTAVELLPVHQFVQDSLLLDRGLRNYWGYNSIGYFAPHNEYASSGSDGSQVREFKAAVKALHAAGIEVILDVVYNHTAEGNHLGPVLSFRGLDNAAYYRLVADKRRYYFDYTGTGNSLNMRHPHVLQLIMDSLRYWVTDMHVDGFRFDLAATLARELHDVDRLSAFFDLIQQDPIINRVKLIAEPWDIGEGGYQVGNFPPLWSEWNGKYRDSTRDFWRGTDQTLAEFGSRFTGSSDLYQGTARRPYASINFITAHDGFTLHDLVSYNDKHNDANGEENRDGESHNRSWNGGAEGATDDPNVVGLRNRQVRNFLATLLLSQGVPMICGGDEIGRTQQGNNNGYCQDNEVSWYDWAHADQALLGFTRDLIRLRSAHPVFCRRRWFQGRAIRGSEVGDIGWFTPGGTVMSDQDWQTGFAKSLGVFLNGEAIPTLGLHGERVVDDSFYVMFNAHSEPVEFVLPESKWGEHWSIALDTSAVPDHVDGEASGRALAAGEHLHVQGWSLVLLRRLQT
- the ggt gene encoding gamma-glutamyltransferase, which encodes MLALARPAAVAVMIVFGVALPSRIQTSADKGVASQDGLVVCTSAPACDAGAAILSRGGNAVDAAVATAFALAVTHPSAGNIGGGGFMVVRAATGAVTTFDYREKAPQSSTRTMYMRNGKVDISLTNEGYLAPGVPGTVRGLALAHKRFGTLPWKDVVMPAVEIAEAGFVISPALARSLNAQLAGVMGKYPASVAAYGKPGGGQWAAGDRLVLGDLARTLRAIATDGADVFYRGWIADRIADDLAANGGLITRADLGAYEARERAPVTGEYRGYDIAAMPPPSSGGVALVEMLNILEPYDLKSKGAASAEARHLEIEAMRRAYLDRARFLGDPDFVQVPVASLTAKDHAKEVAANIDPARASSSAEIGKDILTLAQAAEPDETTHFSVIDRGGMAVSNTFTLEGGYGSRVVVKGAGFLLNNEMGDFNKNPGVTDDKGTIGTPANLIDPGKRMLSSMTPVIVSKDGKLVLVTGSPGGRTIINTVFAVVLNVTAFEMNVREAVDAPRMDHEWMPDSVRIERGGADDALLASLKAMGHLNVSAGGFQGDANSILIDGAGTAWGAADTTRSADGKASVPSRASTSAVR
- the hisI gene encoding phosphoribosyl-AMP cyclohydrolase, translated to MDYSKLDGLIPAVVQDEASGEVLMVGFMNDEAFEKTRATGFATFFSRTRNQLWTKGETSGNRLRVSTLLVDCDDDTVLLKVKRLGDGNVCHTGTRTCFRLLEPQR
- the hisG gene encoding ATP phosphoribosyltransferase, which produces MKLRLGIPKGSLQDATVQLFARAGYTIFASSRSYFPTIDDPDIECMLIRAQEMARYVADGVLDAGLTGLDWVAEHDAANGTGSSVVALADLVYAKQSFGKVRWVLAVPEDSRYHTPEDLDGGTIATELVRATDAYFARKGVKVKVEFSWGATEVKPPMLADAIVEVTETGSSLRANRLRIIDTVLESNTQLIANRTALTDGWKATKLDNIAVLLKAAIEAQGRVGLMLNVRRAELSQVLALLPALQRPTVSPLSDDDWVAVNTIIEERTVRDLIPRLKAANAQGIVEYPLNKIVV
- the hisD gene encoding histidinol dehydrogenase, whose protein sequence is MRIVEASDDSALAAILDRSAARTPDVEGAAVKIVADVRERGDVAVREYAARFDGLDGGFEVTRAEMRAAATRVPTDVKRAIRYAAANIRRVAARQVPTPWRTSPVPGVTVAQRVTPLDRVGCYVPGGRYPLPSSLLMTAIPARVAGVREVIAMCPKPDPTVMLAALDAGVTRLFRLGGAHAIAALAYGTASIRRVDKIVGPGNAYVAAAKALVAGDCAIDFFAGPSEILIISSSGRAGWIAADLIAQAEHDEHARAVLVTPSRRLARAVAAEIAAQMPPRGPAAAALANNGAIVVTRTLAAAVTLANRMAPEHVVCDSPAVASQLTRAGTVFVGEFSAQAAGDYVTGSNHVLPTSGAARSRGGLSAADFVRLSTVQTVTRAGLRRIGPHGVALAVAEGLDAHAASMRVRLGS